One genomic window of Bacteroides sp. includes the following:
- a CDS encoding Spy/CpxP family protein refolding chaperone encodes MKNKLIFTLGLAILMFSATTVSAQRGRNFDRQRPEPRQAALNIDNLTAEQEAKIQSLRTAQLEQRLKFRNQMDELRARKQTLMTEKNPDMNAVNAVIDQMTTLRGEMAKQAVEHRQEIRNLLTDEQRVKFDARTQQGPRQGMDRSPRGPRQDFERRSNARGRR; translated from the coding sequence ATGAAAAATAAATTGATTTTCACCCTTGGATTGGCCATTCTAATGTTTAGCGCAACGACTGTATCTGCCCAGCGTGGCCGGAATTTTGACAGGCAACGCCCTGAGCCCCGTCAGGCTGCCCTCAACATCGACAATTTAACGGCTGAACAGGAAGCTAAAATTCAGTCCCTGCGCACGGCACAATTGGAACAGCGATTGAAGTTCCGCAACCAGATGGATGAGCTGCGTGCCCGCAAACAGACGCTGATGACGGAAAAGAACCCTGACATGAATGCGGTAAATGCAGTAATTGATCAGATGACCACCCTGCGTGGTGAAATGGCAAAGCAAGCTGTAGAACACCGCCAGGAAATCCGGAACCTGCTTACTGATGAGCAAAGGGTAAAATTTGATGCACGCACACAACAAGGCCCGCGTCAGGGGATGGATCGCAGCCCCCGGGGTCCTCGTCAGGATTTTGAACGCAGATCCAATGCGCGTGGCAGAAGGTAA
- a CDS encoding TlpA disulfide reductase family protein: MKRFLFIALIVLLAACQPSKKETYTLTGEISGVDSGWVYLVDRVSGLYQMVDSAEVTEGRFTFSGSLEFPTLYYLEINRGSSPRLAFFLENTEMQLHLDAENPSEFILAGSPSHDIIQEFNLMVEEIDAGMEVLQQQILEAEVLEDASLAESLRAQYEGAEEQKAVQIRQFVDQHLDKTAGIYLATRNLSYDMDGEELDALVNSFDPLLAESLYYVSLRERADKLLALSVGNLAPEFSLPDPDGNMVALSDFRGKYLLVSFWASWCPYCRAENPHLVKVYEQYKDQNFEILGVSLDRNKEPWLKAIDDDGLSWTHVSDLKGWENEASTLYGVASIPSTILLDPEGKIIGRNLMEEALDEKMTELFGPEV, encoded by the coding sequence ATGAAAAGATTTTTGTTTATTGCCTTGATCGTCTTGCTGGCAGCCTGCCAGCCATCAAAGAAAGAGACATACACCTTAACCGGAGAGATTTCCGGTGTGGACAGTGGCTGGGTATACCTGGTCGACCGTGTAAGCGGCCTTTATCAAATGGTTGATTCAGCCGAGGTAACTGAAGGGCGTTTTACCTTTTCGGGGAGCCTGGAATTTCCAACGCTGTATTACCTGGAGATTAACAGGGGCAGCAGCCCGCGGCTTGCTTTCTTCCTGGAAAACACCGAGATGCAACTTCATCTGGATGCTGAAAACCCTTCGGAGTTTATCCTTGCGGGCTCTCCCTCGCACGATATCATTCAGGAATTCAACCTGATGGTTGAAGAGATCGATGCCGGGATGGAAGTTTTACAACAGCAGATCCTTGAGGCAGAAGTGCTGGAAGATGCATCCCTGGCAGAGAGCCTCAGGGCGCAGTATGAAGGGGCGGAAGAGCAGAAAGCAGTTCAGATCCGTCAGTTTGTTGACCAGCACCTGGACAAAACGGCAGGCATTTACCTGGCCACTCGTAACCTTTCTTATGATATGGATGGAGAAGAATTGGACGCCCTTGTCAATAGCTTTGATCCCTTACTGGCTGAATCGCTTTATTACGTGAGCTTGCGCGAGCGTGCCGATAAACTGCTTGCCTTATCGGTTGGCAATCTTGCCCCTGAATTCAGCCTGCCCGACCCGGATGGGAATATGGTGGCATTGTCCGATTTCCGCGGGAAATACCTTTTGGTAAGCTTCTGGGCTTCCTGGTGCCCCTATTGCAGGGCAGAGAACCCCCATCTGGTAAAGGTTTACGAACAATATAAAGATCAGAATTTTGAAATCCTGGGCGTTTCCCTCGACCGTAATAAAGAGCCCTGGCTGAAAGCCATTGACGACGACGGTCTGAGTTGGACCCATGTCAGCGATTTAAAAGGATGGGAGAACGAAGCATCGACCCTTTACGGCGTGGCCAGCATTCCCAGCACCATATTGCTTGATCCTGAAGGGAAAATCATCGGCAGAAACCTGATGGAAGAAGCGCTGGATGAAAAAATGACTGAATTGTTTGGGCCGGAGGTATAA